A genomic window from Populus alba chromosome 19, ASM523922v2, whole genome shotgun sequence includes:
- the LOC118051950 gene encoding uncharacterized protein yields the protein MGLSHLIQRSITKKLFSSKPSNILPSSWFLTDTTGKSFYHSGGSNGAKINSFDDTDSLKISKSSYHVSSGGFMRGVVFWEPNKPVTIEEFQMPRPKAGEVLIKTKACGVCHSDLHVIKGEIPFASPCAIGHEITGEVVEHGELTDRKTIERFPVGSRVVGAFIMPCGNCFYCSKGHDDLCEDFFAYNRSKGTLYDGETRLFLRNSGKPVFMYSMGGLAEYCVVPAHALTILPNSLPYTESAILGCAVFTAYGAMAHAAQVRPGDSVAVIGVGGVGSSCLQIARAFGASDIIAVDVQDEKLQKAKTFGATATINSKIEDPIERIKEITGGRGVDIAVEALGKPLTFSQCTQSVRDGGKAVMIGLAQAGAIGEIDINRLVRRKVQVIGSYGGRARQDLPKLVKLAESGIFNLTDAVTRKYGFEEAGKAFQDLNQGKIVSRAVVEIM from the exons ATGGGTTTATCTCATCTGATCCAGAGATCAATCACCAAGAAACTATTCTCTTCAAAACCCTCAAATATACTACCTTCTTCTTGGTTTCTAACTGATACTACTGGTAAGTCTTTCTACCATAGTGGTGGTTCTAATGGCGCCAAGATCAATTCTTTTGATGATACTGACAGTTTGAAGATCTCAAAGAGCTCATACCATGTTAGCTCTGGTGGGTTTATGCGTGGAGTTGTTTTCTGGGAGCCCAATAAGCCTGTAACCATCGAGGAGTTTCAAATGCCTCGTCCAAAAGCTGGAGAAGTACTTATTAAGACTAAAG CTTGCGGGGTTTGTCACTCTGATCTTCATGTTATAAAGGGTGAAATTCCATTTGCTAGTCCTTGTGCTATTGGTCATGAGATCACTGGAGAAGTTGTGGAACATGGGGAGCTGACAGATAGAAAAACTATTGAAAG ATTTCCAGTCGGCTCTCGTGTTGTTGGAGCTTTTATCATGCCTTGTGGTAACTGTTTCTACTGTTCCAAG GGCCATGATGATTTATGTGAGGATTTTTTTGCTTATAATCGATCAAAAGGAACTCTTTATGATGGTGAAACCCGACTATTCCTCCGTAATAGTG GAAAGCCGGTTTTCATGTACAGCATGGGAGGCCTTGCTGAATACTGTGTTGTTCCAGCACATGCATTAACTATATTACCGAACTCATTGCCATACACGGAGTCTGCAATTTTAGGATGTGCAGTATTTACTGCTTATGGTGCTATGGCACATGCTGCTCAAGTGCGTCCTGGGGATTCTGTTGCTGTGATTGGAGTTGGTGGTGTAGGGTCAAG TTGTTTGCAGATAGCAAGGGCATTTGGTGCTTCTGATATTATTGCTGTGGATGTTCAGGATGAAAAACTTCAGAAAGCTAAAACATTTGGTGCCACTGCCACTATAAATTCAAAGATAGAAGATCCTATTGAAAGGATAAAG GAAATAACTGGAGGAAGAGGTGTGGACATTGCTGTGGAAGCCTTGGGCAAACCACTGACATTTTCACAGTGCACACAGAGTGTAAGAGATGGAGGAAAAGCTGTGATGATTGGACTTGCACAGGCTGGTGCTATAGGGGAGATAGATATCAATCGTTTGGTCCGTCGAAAG GTTCAAGTAATCGGCTCTTATGGAGGAAGGGCAAGGCAGGATCTTCCTAAGTTGGTCAAACTTGCAGAATCAGGTATATTCAATCTTACTGATGCTGTTACGAGAAAATATGGTTTTGAGGAGGCTGGCAAAGCATTCCAGGATCTCAACCAGGGAAAAATTGTCAGTAGAGCTGTTGTTGAGATAATGTAG
- the LOC118051951 gene encoding disease resistance protein Roq1 has protein sequence MASKLFSAGSFSSSSLSTECTYHVFLSFRGTDTRKTFLGHLYNALVQAGIHTFKDDEELPRGEEISHQLKKAIQESKISIVVFSKDYASSSWCLNELVEILECRNTKGRTVFPIFCGVDPSHVSKQEGSFKKAFKAHENKEEKEKINKWKNALKDAANLSGKDIYSTANGDESVLVKKIVKDVLNKLDIKNLNIPKYLVGIDSCVNNIIKSLNASDDVSMVGIRGMPGMGKTTIAKVVYQKLFQKFDGSCFLFDVNEKSKGPDSKVELQKQLIRETLGVNILKRKKISDVDSGISLITNLLGSKKILLVLDGMDQPQQLDTFGGPSVFTKGSKIIITTTNEKLLAQLKVNKKHSVEEWDEEMCLDLFNFHAFEGKTPEEEWAELSKEVVEQSGKLPSALVVLGNRFSQISERDEWEKEIYELRKFPDQIHSKLKGSYDSLEDDLKSIFLDIACFFVGEDADFVASILGGRYRYCNNLRSRIETLEERSLIAIDFDDTIMMNDLVQKMGREIVRQISHKYPGKHSRIWDHEDALDVLINHMGTESVEGLTLDEFDEDIMQTGTEDEEGLGTEDEKGLGTEDEEGRTLDVQASKFLTLRTEYFKEMRFLQLLRIDAVHLTGSFKIFPKGLIWLSWKGFTLNSLPLDFHLDNLIVLELQYSYNIKELKVLNKLKTLNLSYSKFTKTPNLLGLPCLEELILEDCERLVEVHESICLLKRLVSLNLNQCSRLKSLPSGISGLSKLESLLVEDCTDLRSISELPSSLETLDADGCEKLTEIQGIEDVSDCDFSLLGSNSLSKKFKKSLAEALCKRYEYSICLDGGSLPEWFVSNPEEGYSLSFQAPPSADSDGEVRLVIWVVCACEIESAECELGIKISTDDGFRLLEDSISPKSDNCSWIKYIVLEGIDAGDQLELSMEIIEGDNFVQVKELGFYLIEEKPNVEEGNGESRETAPKGKPNVDEPNYRRAIAYSAIDDKEEDSDVQETFLKKLFVEESDDSEDTSSIDDEEENGSDGQETAKEKPNVKRRDYRQRMASSIDDVEEDGNDDRETAHGKPNVEEEDEDGKGSVNQGTTLHIYNERWNNYLRKELPKWDILEFAVCSEDTASLNDDDDSDSDSDSDSDSEGRSSVTSDD, from the exons ATGGCTTCCAAGCTCTTTTCGGCTGGCTCCTTTTCATCCTCTTCCTTGTCAACCGAATGTACCTATCATGTCTTTCTGAGCTTTAGAGGAACAGATACTCGCAAAACCTTTTTAGGTCATCTTTATAATGCCTTAGTCCAAGCAGGAATCCATACCTTTAAAGACGATGAAGAGCTTCCTCGTGGAGAAGAAATCTCCCATCAACTCAAGAaggcaattcaagaatcaaaaatTTCCATAGTGGTCTTCTCCAAAGACTATGCTTCATCTAGCTGGTGTCTCAATGAACTCGTTGAGATTCTTGAGTGCAGAAATACAAAGGGCAGAACTGTTTTTCCTATATTCTGTGGTGTTGATCCCTCACATGTTAGTAAACAAGAAGGGAGTTTCAAAAAAGCTTTTAAGGcacatgaaaataaagaagaaaaggagaagatcaACAAGTGGAAAAACGCTCTTAAGGATGCTGCCAACCTCTCCGGGAAAGATATCTACAGTACCGCAAATGG GGATGAATCAGTACTTGTCAAAAAGATCGTCAAAGATGTGTTGAACAAATTGGAtatcaaaaacttaaatatacCAAAATACCTAGTAGGTATTGATTCTTGTGTCAATAATATTATCAAGTCTCTTAATGCCTCAGATGATGTTAGCATGGTAGGCATACGTGGGATGCCAGGAATGGGGAAGACAACCATAGCTAAAGTTGTGTACCaaaaactctttcaaaaattCGATGGAAGCTGTTTTCTCTTTGATGTCAACGAAAAATCAAAAGGTCCTGACAGCAAGGTTGAGTTACAGAAACAACTTATACGTGAAACTTTGGGAGTAAATattttgaagagaaagaaaattagTGATGTTGATTCAGGAATTTCTTTGATTACAAATTTACTTGGGAGCAAAAAAATTCTTCTAGTTCTTGATGGCATGGACCAGCCGCAACAATTAGATACTTTTGGGGGTCCAAGTGTGTTTACTAAGGGTAGTAAAATAATCATCACCACTACAAATGAAAAATTGCTTGCTCAACTTAAAGTTAACAAAAAGCATTCGGTCGAAGAATGGGATGAAGAGATGTGCCTTGACCTATTCAATTTCCATGCTTTTGAGGGAAAAACTCCGGAAGAAGAATGGGCGGAGCTTTCAAAAGAAGTGGTTGAGCAAAGTGGAAAACTTCCTTCAGCTCTCGTTGTTTTGGGGAATCGTTTTTCTCAAATAAGTGAACGTGATGAATGGGAAAAGGAAATTTATGAATTGCGTAAATTTCCTGATCAAATCCATTCCAAGCTTAAAGGAAGTTATGACTCACTAGAAGATGATTTGAAGAGTATATTTCTTGATATTGCGTGTTTTTTTGTTGGAGAAGATGCAGATTTTGTAGCTTCAATACTTGGAGGTCGTTATCGTTATTGCAATAATCTTAGAAGCCGAATCGAAACTCTGGAAGAAAGGTCTCTCATAGCAATTGATTTCGACGATACCATAATGATGAATGATCTGGTACAGAAAATGGGAAGGGAGATTGTTCGTCAAATTTCACATAAATATCCTGGAAAACACAGCAGAATCTGGGATCACGAGGATGCATTGGATGTGCTCATCAACCACATG GGCACAGAATCTGTGGAGGGTCTCACCCTTGATGAATTTGATGAGGACATCATGCAAACT GGAACAGAAGATGAGGAGGGTCTGGGAACAGAGGATGAGAAGGGTCTGGGAACAGAGGATGAGGAGGGTCGCACCCTTGATGTGCAAGCATCAAAATTCTTAACTCTGAGGACAGAATACTTTAAAGAGATGAGATTTTTACAATTACTTCGGATTGATGCCGTGCATCTTACTGGGTCCTTCAAAATTTTTCCCAAAGGGTTGATATGGCTTTCTTGGAAAGGATTTACTTTAAATTCTTTACCACTGGATTTTCATCTAGACAACCTCATTGTACTTGAACTGCAATACAGTTATAACATCAAAGAATTGAAG GTTCTGAACAAGCTAAAAACCCTCAACCTCAGCTATTCCAAGTTTACTAAAACACCAAACTTGCTAGGACTCCCATGTTTAGAGGAATTAATACTTGAAGATTGTGAGAGATTAGTTGAAGTGCATGAATCTATTTGCCTATTGAAGAGACTTGTTTCCTTGAATTTGAACCAATGTTCGAGACTTAAATCGCTTCCTTCTGGCATCAGTGGGCTTTCGAAGCTGGAGAGTTTGCTGGTTGAGGACTGCACAGATCTTCGATCAATCTCAGAGCTTCCCTCGAGTTTAGAGACATTGGATGCGGATGGCTGTGAAAAATTAACAGAGATTCAGGGCATTGAAGATGTTTCTGACTGTGACTTTTCTTTATTAGGCAGCAACTctttgtcaaaaaaatttaagaagagTCTTGCTGAG GCATTGTGCAAGCGTTATGAGTATTCGATTTGCTTGGATGGTGGTTCTTTACCAGAATGGTTCGTCAGCAATCCTGAAGAAGGTTATTCGCTATCATTTCAGGCACCCCCATCTGCAGATTCGGATGGTGAAGTCCGACTGGTTATTTGGGTTGTCTGTGCTTGCGAGATTGAATCCGCAGAGTGTGAGCTTGGTATCAAAATCTCAACAGACGATGGTTTTCGGTTGCTTGAAGATTCCATATCTCCTAAGAGTGATAACTGTTCGTGGATAAAGTATATAGTGTTGGAAGGTATAGATGCTGGAGATCAGTTGGAACTGTCTATGGAAATAATAGAGGGTGACAATTTTGTACAAGTAAAAGAGCTTGGGTTCTATCTGATTGAAGAGAAGCCAAATGTTGAAGAGGGCAATGGGGAAAGCCGAGAAACTGCACCCAAGGGAAAACCAAATGTTGATGAGCCGAATTACAGGCGAGCAATAGCATATTCCGCTATTGATGATAAAGAGGAGGACAGTGACGTCCAGGAAACATTCCTGAAAAAGCTGTTTGTTGAGGAAAGCGATGACAGCGAAGATACATCCTCTATCGATGATGAAGAGGAGAATGGAAGTGACGGCCAAGAAACAGCCAAAGAAAAGCCAAATGTTAAGAGGCGGGATTACAGGCAAAGAATGGCTTCCTCTATTGATGATGTAGAGGAAGATGGCAACGACGACCGAGAAACAGCCCACGGAAAACCAAATGTTGAAGAGGAGGATGAAGATGGCAAAGGCAGTGTCAATCAAGGAACAACATTGCATATTTATAATGAGCGGTGGAATAATTATTTAAGAAAGGAGTTGCCAAAATGGGATATCTTGGAATTTGCTGTATGCAGCGAAGACACAGCATCcttgaatgatgatgatgacagcGACAGCGACAGCGACAGCGACAGCGATAGCGAGGGAAGGTCATCAGTAACTTCTGATGACTGA